One region of Osmia lignaria lignaria isolate PbOS001 chromosome 7, iyOsmLign1, whole genome shotgun sequence genomic DNA includes:
- the Eph gene encoding eph receptor tyrosine kinase isoform X5 yields the protein MAPFNMAGVAGLLATCAAAAASAAHLLPLLLLLIYPRGTHAEQVVLLDTTQEEKLEWTRYPFGPEANTPGWVEESFTNFDKGINWRSYVVCDVAYNNVNNWLWTPFIERGPANRMYIEIKFTTRDCSLFPGNALSCKETFSLLYYEFDAATKEPPPWETDSYKLIGRIAAGEGRFNTNAEVVINTEVKSIPVTKKGVYFAFRDQGACISILAIKVYYISCPEISVNFAHFPATPTGREVALIEQTIGTCVDNAEVIEQPTYLCKGDGKWYLSNGGCHCKPGYQADVEKQKCTACPIMKFKHEAGSHSCEPCPAYSKSSDYGFTECRCDVGYYRADKDPKKMPCTQPPSAPQNLTVNFVDQSTVILSWNAPHMLGGRTDTTYRVVCDACSTGVKYIPNTEVFNDTKITITGLNAVTTYRFQVFAENGVSALAGKSEYVDITVTTEASVPSLVSNVRITSVKSSELSISWDAPVTEVGGDSDLVERYEVRCYPRYDDATNATVIQTSDLSATFKGLKPSTDYAIQVRAKTTRGWGEYTPVVYKKTPHAMGLDYVGEDDNMQVRIIAGAIVAVVVLLVIIIIMTVLILRRASDECNKKQPSDCDTLEYRNGEVHCKMDSSPIVTTHTNNKSKSSLTTPLFTPAVGVAAASAGGAGGGGARSYVDPHTYEDPNQAVREFAREIDAGYITIEAIIGGGEFGDVCRGKLKLPPDGRTEIDVAIKTLKPGSADKARNDFLTEASIMGQFEHPNVIFLQGVVTKSNPVMIITEFMENGSLDTFLRANDGKFQVLQLVGMLRGIASGMQYLAEMNYVHRDLAARNVLVNATLVCKIADFGLSREIESATEGAYTTRSVYSGKKGGKIPVRWTAPEAIAFRKFTSASDVWSMGIVCWEVMSYGERPYWNWSNQDVIKSIEKGYRLPAPMDCPEAIYQLMLDCWQKERTHRPTFANLTQTLDKLIRSPDTLRKIAQNRIRERGAPPPPPPASSTSSNVHLRKRGTNPLAPDAVDLTQLTSVSEWLNSIKMSRYAENFERSGVTTLEAAARVTVQELTALGVTLVGHQKKIMNSVTALRAQMSATSQGFLV from the exons TGGGTGGAAGAGTCGTTCACGAACTTCGACAAGGGCATCAATTGGCGGAGTTACGTCGTCTGCGACGTGGCTTACAACAACGTGAACAATTGGTTGTGGACGCCGTTCATCGAGAGGGGACCGGCGAACCGCATGTACATAGAAATCAAATTCACCACCCGCGACTGCTCGTTGTTCCCCGGAAACGCGCTCAGTTGCAAGGAAACTTTCAGTCTCCTTTACTACGAGTTCGACGCGGCCACCAAGGAACCACCGCCATGGGAAACGGACAGTTACAAGTTGATCG GTCGCATCGCCGCTGGTGAGGGAAGATTCAACACGAACGCCGAGGTGGTGATCAACACGGAGGTCAAGTCGATCCCGGTGACGAAGAAGGGCGTGTATTTCGCGTTCCGCGATCAAGGTGCATGCATATCCATCTTGGCCATTAAAGTGTACTACATCAGTTGCCCGGAGATTTCCGTCAACTTTGCCCACTTCCCGGCCACCCCGACGGGTCGCGAAGTCGCGCTGATCGAACAAACAATCGGCACCTGCGTCGACAACGCAGAGGTGATCGAGCAACCCACTTACCTTTGCAAAGGCGACGGGAAATGGTACCTATCGAACGGCGGATGCCACTGCAAACCTGGATATCAAGCCGACGTGGAGAAACAAAAATGCACCGCCTGTCCGATCATGAAATTCAAACACGAGGCGGGATCGCACAGCTGCGAACCCTGCCCGGCTTACAGCAAATCGTCCGATTACGGATTCACGGAATGCCGTTGCGACGTTGGTTATTACAGAGCCGACAAGGACCCGAAAAAGATGCCCTGCACGC AACCACCATCGGCACCGCAAAATCTCACGGTGAATTTCGTCGATCAATCTACCGTGATTTTGTCTTGGAACGCGCCTCATATGCTTGGTGGTAGAACGGACACCACTTACAGGGTGGTTTGCGACGCTTGTAGCACGGGTGTAAAATACATTCCGAACACC GAGGTCTTCAACGATACGAAGATCACGATAACGGGCCTAAACGCGGTGACCACCTATCGTTTCCAAGTGTTCGCCGAGAACGGAGTGTCGGCATTGGCCGGGAAATCCGAGTACGTGGACATCACGGTCACCACCGAAGCAAGCGTGCCTAGTTTGGTCAGCAACGTCAGGATCACGAGCGTGAAGAGCTCGGAATTGAGCATCAGCTGGGACGCTCCTGTAACCGAAGTTGGCGGGGACAGCGATCTCGTCGAAAGATACGAAG TGAGATGTTATCCGCGCTACGACGACGCTACCAACGCCACGGTCATCCAAACGTCGGATTTATCCGCCACTTTTAAAGGGCTGAAACCGTCGACGGATTATGCGATACAAGTGCGAGCGAAAACGACGCGCGGCTGGGGCGAATACACGCCGGTGGTGTATAAAAAGACACCGCACGCTATGGGTCTAG ATTACGTCGGAGAGGATGACAATATGCAAGTAAGAATCATCGCTGGAGCTATCGTAGCCGTGGTTGTTCTTCTGGTGATCATCATCATCATGACCGTGTTGATACTTAGAAG GGCCTCGGACGAATGCAACAAGAAACAGCCGAGTGACTGCGACACATTGGAGTATAGAAACGGTGAAG TGCACTGCAAAATGGACAGTTCACCGATTGTGACAACCCACACCAACAACAAGAGCAAGTCCTCGC TGACCACGCCGCTGTTCACGCCTGCAGTGGGTGTCGCGGCGGCGAGTGCCGGAGGTGCTGGCGGTGGAGGCGCAAGGAGCTACGTCGATCCTCACACCTACGAGGATCCGAATCAAGCTGTGCGTGAGTTTGCTCGAGAGATCGACGCGGGATACATCACGATAGAAGCCATCATAG GTGGCGGAGAGTTTGGCGACGTTTGtcgtggaaaattgaaattaccgCCCGACGGTCGAACGGAGATCGACGTGGCGATCAAGACGCTGAAACCAGGTTCCGCGGATAAGGCACGCAACGATTTTCTAACCGAGGCCTCGATTATGGGCCAGTTCGAGCACCCGAACGTGATATTCCTGCAAGGTGTCGTGACCAAGAGCAATCCGGTGATGATAATCACGGAATTCATGGAGAACGGTAGCCTGGACACGTTCCTGCGTGCGAACGACGGCAAGTTCCAGGTGCTTCAGCTTGTAGGCATGCTTCGCGGTATCGCGAGCGGTATGCAATATCTAGCTGAAATGAACTACGTGCACCGGGATCTAGCGGCGAGGAACGTGTTGGTGAACGCCACCCTGGTCTGCAAGATCGCCGACTTTGGCCTCAGCAGAGAGATCGAAAGCGCTACCGAGGGAGCGTACACGACCAGG AGTGTTTACTCCGGCAAAAAGGGTGGAAAGATCCCGGTACGATGGACAGCTCCGGAAGCGATAGCGTTCCGAAAGTTCACCAGCGCCTCGGACGTTTGGAGCATGGGCATCGTCTGCTGGGAGGTGATGTCTTACGGCGAAAGGCCGTACTGGAACTGGTCTAATCAGGATGTGATAAAGTCGATCGAGAAGGGATACAGGCTTCCGGCGCCGATGGACTGTCCGGAGGCGATCTATCAACTGATGCTCGATTGCTGGCAAAAGGAACGAACTCATCGTCCAACCTTCGCTAATCTAACTCAGACGTTGGACAAGCTTATACGAAGCCCGGACACGCTGAGGAAAATCGCGCAGAACAG AATCAGAGAAAGGGGTGCTCCGCCCCCACCCCCACCCGCCTCGTCGACATCCTCCAACGTGCATTTAAGGAAAAG GGGCACCAATCCACTGGCGCCGGACGCGGTGGACTTGACTCAGCTGACCTCGGTCAGCGAATGGCTCAACTCCATCAAGATGTCGCGGTACGCGGAAAACTTTGAAAGGTCCGGTGTGACCACCTTGGAGGCAGCCGCGCGGGTGACCGTTCAAGAGCTGACGGCACTCGGGGTGACGCTTGTTGGACACCAGAAGAAGATCATGAACAGCGTGACCGCGCTACGAGCGCAAATGTCCGCCACGTCGCAGGGATTTCTCGTTTAA
- the Eph gene encoding eph receptor tyrosine kinase isoform X19, giving the protein MAPFNMAGVAGLLATCAAAAASAAHLLPLLLLLIYPRGTHAEQVVLLDTTQEEKLEWTRYPFGPEANTPGWVEESFTNFDKGINWRSYVVCDVAYNNVNNWLWTPFIERGPANRMYIEIKFTTRDCSLFPGNALSCKETFSLLYYEFDAATKEPPPWETDSYKLIGRIAAGEGRFNTNAEVVINTEVKSIPVTKKGVYFAFRDQGACISILAIKVYYISCPEISVNFAHFPATPTGREVALIEQTIGTCVDNAEVIEQPTYLCKGDGKWYLSNGGCHCKPGYQADVEKQKCTACPIMKFKHEAGSHSCEPCPAYSKSSDYGFTECRCDVGYYRADKDPKKMPCTQPPSAPQNLTVNFVDQSTVILSWNAPHMLGGRTDTTYRVVCDACSTGVKYIPNTEVFNDTKITITGLNAVTTYRFQVFAENGVSALAGKSEYVDITVTTEASVPSLVSNVRITSVKSSELSISWDAPVTEVGGDSDLVERYEVRCYPRYDDATNATVIQTSDLSATFKGLKPSTDYAIQVRAKTTRGWGEYTPVVYKKTPHAMGLDYVGEDDNMQVRIIAGAIVAVVVLLVIIIIMTVLILRRASDECNKKQPSDCDTLEYRNGEVGVAAASAGGAGGGGARSYVDPHTYEDPNQAVREFAREIDAGYITIEAIIGGGEFGDVCRGKLKLPPDGRTEIDVAIKTLKPGSADKARNDFLTEASIMGQFEHPNVIFLQGVVTKSNPVMIITEFMENGSLDTFLRANDGKFQVLQLVGMLRGIASGMQYLAEMNYVHRDLAARNVLVNATLVCKIADFGLSREIESATEGAYTTRSVYSGKKGGKIPVRWTAPEAIAFRKFTSASDVWSMGIVCWEVMSYGERPYWNWSNQDVIKSIEKGYRLPAPMDCPEAIYQLMLDCWQKERTHRPTFANLTQTLDKLIRSPDTLRKIAQNRIRERGAPPPPPPASSTSSNVHLRKRGTNPLAPDAVDLTQLTSVSEWLNSIKMSRYAENFERSGVTTLEAAARVTVQELTALGVTLVGHQKKIMNSVTALRAQMSATSQGFLV; this is encoded by the exons TGGGTGGAAGAGTCGTTCACGAACTTCGACAAGGGCATCAATTGGCGGAGTTACGTCGTCTGCGACGTGGCTTACAACAACGTGAACAATTGGTTGTGGACGCCGTTCATCGAGAGGGGACCGGCGAACCGCATGTACATAGAAATCAAATTCACCACCCGCGACTGCTCGTTGTTCCCCGGAAACGCGCTCAGTTGCAAGGAAACTTTCAGTCTCCTTTACTACGAGTTCGACGCGGCCACCAAGGAACCACCGCCATGGGAAACGGACAGTTACAAGTTGATCG GTCGCATCGCCGCTGGTGAGGGAAGATTCAACACGAACGCCGAGGTGGTGATCAACACGGAGGTCAAGTCGATCCCGGTGACGAAGAAGGGCGTGTATTTCGCGTTCCGCGATCAAGGTGCATGCATATCCATCTTGGCCATTAAAGTGTACTACATCAGTTGCCCGGAGATTTCCGTCAACTTTGCCCACTTCCCGGCCACCCCGACGGGTCGCGAAGTCGCGCTGATCGAACAAACAATCGGCACCTGCGTCGACAACGCAGAGGTGATCGAGCAACCCACTTACCTTTGCAAAGGCGACGGGAAATGGTACCTATCGAACGGCGGATGCCACTGCAAACCTGGATATCAAGCCGACGTGGAGAAACAAAAATGCACCGCCTGTCCGATCATGAAATTCAAACACGAGGCGGGATCGCACAGCTGCGAACCCTGCCCGGCTTACAGCAAATCGTCCGATTACGGATTCACGGAATGCCGTTGCGACGTTGGTTATTACAGAGCCGACAAGGACCCGAAAAAGATGCCCTGCACGC AACCACCATCGGCACCGCAAAATCTCACGGTGAATTTCGTCGATCAATCTACCGTGATTTTGTCTTGGAACGCGCCTCATATGCTTGGTGGTAGAACGGACACCACTTACAGGGTGGTTTGCGACGCTTGTAGCACGGGTGTAAAATACATTCCGAACACC GAGGTCTTCAACGATACGAAGATCACGATAACGGGCCTAAACGCGGTGACCACCTATCGTTTCCAAGTGTTCGCCGAGAACGGAGTGTCGGCATTGGCCGGGAAATCCGAGTACGTGGACATCACGGTCACCACCGAAGCAAGCGTGCCTAGTTTGGTCAGCAACGTCAGGATCACGAGCGTGAAGAGCTCGGAATTGAGCATCAGCTGGGACGCTCCTGTAACCGAAGTTGGCGGGGACAGCGATCTCGTCGAAAGATACGAAG TGAGATGTTATCCGCGCTACGACGACGCTACCAACGCCACGGTCATCCAAACGTCGGATTTATCCGCCACTTTTAAAGGGCTGAAACCGTCGACGGATTATGCGATACAAGTGCGAGCGAAAACGACGCGCGGCTGGGGCGAATACACGCCGGTGGTGTATAAAAAGACACCGCACGCTATGGGTCTAG ATTACGTCGGAGAGGATGACAATATGCAAGTAAGAATCATCGCTGGAGCTATCGTAGCCGTGGTTGTTCTTCTGGTGATCATCATCATCATGACCGTGTTGATACTTAGAAG GGCCTCGGACGAATGCAACAAGAAACAGCCGAGTGACTGCGACACATTGGAGTATAGAAACGGTGAAG TGGGTGTCGCGGCGGCGAGTGCCGGAGGTGCTGGCGGTGGAGGCGCAAGGAGCTACGTCGATCCTCACACCTACGAGGATCCGAATCAAGCTGTGCGTGAGTTTGCTCGAGAGATCGACGCGGGATACATCACGATAGAAGCCATCATAG GTGGCGGAGAGTTTGGCGACGTTTGtcgtggaaaattgaaattaccgCCCGACGGTCGAACGGAGATCGACGTGGCGATCAAGACGCTGAAACCAGGTTCCGCGGATAAGGCACGCAACGATTTTCTAACCGAGGCCTCGATTATGGGCCAGTTCGAGCACCCGAACGTGATATTCCTGCAAGGTGTCGTGACCAAGAGCAATCCGGTGATGATAATCACGGAATTCATGGAGAACGGTAGCCTGGACACGTTCCTGCGTGCGAACGACGGCAAGTTCCAGGTGCTTCAGCTTGTAGGCATGCTTCGCGGTATCGCGAGCGGTATGCAATATCTAGCTGAAATGAACTACGTGCACCGGGATCTAGCGGCGAGGAACGTGTTGGTGAACGCCACCCTGGTCTGCAAGATCGCCGACTTTGGCCTCAGCAGAGAGATCGAAAGCGCTACCGAGGGAGCGTACACGACCAGG AGTGTTTACTCCGGCAAAAAGGGTGGAAAGATCCCGGTACGATGGACAGCTCCGGAAGCGATAGCGTTCCGAAAGTTCACCAGCGCCTCGGACGTTTGGAGCATGGGCATCGTCTGCTGGGAGGTGATGTCTTACGGCGAAAGGCCGTACTGGAACTGGTCTAATCAGGATGTGATAAAGTCGATCGAGAAGGGATACAGGCTTCCGGCGCCGATGGACTGTCCGGAGGCGATCTATCAACTGATGCTCGATTGCTGGCAAAAGGAACGAACTCATCGTCCAACCTTCGCTAATCTAACTCAGACGTTGGACAAGCTTATACGAAGCCCGGACACGCTGAGGAAAATCGCGCAGAACAG AATCAGAGAAAGGGGTGCTCCGCCCCCACCCCCACCCGCCTCGTCGACATCCTCCAACGTGCATTTAAGGAAAAG GGGCACCAATCCACTGGCGCCGGACGCGGTGGACTTGACTCAGCTGACCTCGGTCAGCGAATGGCTCAACTCCATCAAGATGTCGCGGTACGCGGAAAACTTTGAAAGGTCCGGTGTGACCACCTTGGAGGCAGCCGCGCGGGTGACCGTTCAAGAGCTGACGGCACTCGGGGTGACGCTTGTTGGACACCAGAAGAAGATCATGAACAGCGTGACCGCGCTACGAGCGCAAATGTCCGCCACGTCGCAGGGATTTCTCGTTTAA
- the Eph gene encoding eph receptor tyrosine kinase isoform X15: MAPFNMAGVAGLLATCAAAAASAAHLLPLLLLLIYPRGTHAEQVVLLDTTQEEKLEWTRYPFGPEANTPGWVEESFTNFDKGINWRSYVVCDVAYNNVNNWLWTPFIERGPANRMYIEIKFTTRDCSLFPGNALSCKETFSLLYYEFDAATKEPPPWETDSYKLIGRIAAGEGRFNTNAEVVINTEVKSIPVTKKGVYFAFRDQGACISILAIKVYYISCPEISVNFAHFPATPTGREVALIEQTIGTCVDNAEVIEQPTYLCKGDGKWYLSNGGCHCKPGYQADVEKQKCTACPIMKFKHEAGSHSCEPCPAYSKSSDYGFTECRCDVGYYRADKDPKKMPCTQPPSAPQNLTVNFVDQSTVILSWNAPHMLGGRTDTTYRVVCDACSTGVKYIPNTEVFNDTKITITGLNAVTTYRFQVFAENGVSALAGKSEYVDITVTTEASVPSLVSNVRITSVKSSELSISWDAPVTEVGGDSDLVERYEVRCYPRYDDATNATVIQTSDLSATFKGLKPSTDYAIQVRAKTTRGWGEYTPVVYKKTPHAMGLDYVGEDDNMQVRIIAGAIVAVVVLLVIIIIMTVLILRSRASDECNKKQPSDCDTLEYRNGEGLVVTYMGVAAASAGGAGGGGARSYVDPHTYEDPNQAVREFAREIDAGYITIEAIIGGGEFGDVCRGKLKLPPDGRTEIDVAIKTLKPGSADKARNDFLTEASIMGQFEHPNVIFLQGVVTKSNPVMIITEFMENGSLDTFLRANDGKFQVLQLVGMLRGIASGMQYLAEMNYVHRDLAARNVLVNATLVCKIADFGLSREIESATEGAYTTRSVYSGKKGGKIPVRWTAPEAIAFRKFTSASDVWSMGIVCWEVMSYGERPYWNWSNQDVIKSIEKGYRLPAPMDCPEAIYQLMLDCWQKERTHRPTFANLTQTLDKLIRSPDTLRKIAQNRIRERGAPPPPPPASSTSSNVHLRKRGTNPLAPDAVDLTQLTSVSEWLNSIKMSRYAENFERSGVTTLEAAARVTVQELTALGVTLVGHQKKIMNSVTALRAQMSATSQGFLV; this comes from the exons TGGGTGGAAGAGTCGTTCACGAACTTCGACAAGGGCATCAATTGGCGGAGTTACGTCGTCTGCGACGTGGCTTACAACAACGTGAACAATTGGTTGTGGACGCCGTTCATCGAGAGGGGACCGGCGAACCGCATGTACATAGAAATCAAATTCACCACCCGCGACTGCTCGTTGTTCCCCGGAAACGCGCTCAGTTGCAAGGAAACTTTCAGTCTCCTTTACTACGAGTTCGACGCGGCCACCAAGGAACCACCGCCATGGGAAACGGACAGTTACAAGTTGATCG GTCGCATCGCCGCTGGTGAGGGAAGATTCAACACGAACGCCGAGGTGGTGATCAACACGGAGGTCAAGTCGATCCCGGTGACGAAGAAGGGCGTGTATTTCGCGTTCCGCGATCAAGGTGCATGCATATCCATCTTGGCCATTAAAGTGTACTACATCAGTTGCCCGGAGATTTCCGTCAACTTTGCCCACTTCCCGGCCACCCCGACGGGTCGCGAAGTCGCGCTGATCGAACAAACAATCGGCACCTGCGTCGACAACGCAGAGGTGATCGAGCAACCCACTTACCTTTGCAAAGGCGACGGGAAATGGTACCTATCGAACGGCGGATGCCACTGCAAACCTGGATATCAAGCCGACGTGGAGAAACAAAAATGCACCGCCTGTCCGATCATGAAATTCAAACACGAGGCGGGATCGCACAGCTGCGAACCCTGCCCGGCTTACAGCAAATCGTCCGATTACGGATTCACGGAATGCCGTTGCGACGTTGGTTATTACAGAGCCGACAAGGACCCGAAAAAGATGCCCTGCACGC AACCACCATCGGCACCGCAAAATCTCACGGTGAATTTCGTCGATCAATCTACCGTGATTTTGTCTTGGAACGCGCCTCATATGCTTGGTGGTAGAACGGACACCACTTACAGGGTGGTTTGCGACGCTTGTAGCACGGGTGTAAAATACATTCCGAACACC GAGGTCTTCAACGATACGAAGATCACGATAACGGGCCTAAACGCGGTGACCACCTATCGTTTCCAAGTGTTCGCCGAGAACGGAGTGTCGGCATTGGCCGGGAAATCCGAGTACGTGGACATCACGGTCACCACCGAAGCAAGCGTGCCTAGTTTGGTCAGCAACGTCAGGATCACGAGCGTGAAGAGCTCGGAATTGAGCATCAGCTGGGACGCTCCTGTAACCGAAGTTGGCGGGGACAGCGATCTCGTCGAAAGATACGAAG TGAGATGTTATCCGCGCTACGACGACGCTACCAACGCCACGGTCATCCAAACGTCGGATTTATCCGCCACTTTTAAAGGGCTGAAACCGTCGACGGATTATGCGATACAAGTGCGAGCGAAAACGACGCGCGGCTGGGGCGAATACACGCCGGTGGTGTATAAAAAGACACCGCACGCTATGGGTCTAG ATTACGTCGGAGAGGATGACAATATGCAAGTAAGAATCATCGCTGGAGCTATCGTAGCCGTGGTTGTTCTTCTGGTGATCATCATCATCATGACCGTGTTGATACTTAGAAG CAGGGCCTCGGACGAATGCAACAAGAAACAGCCGAGTGACTGCGACACATTGGAGTATAGAAACGGTGAAG GACTAGTTGTGACCTACA TGGGTGTCGCGGCGGCGAGTGCCGGAGGTGCTGGCGGTGGAGGCGCAAGGAGCTACGTCGATCCTCACACCTACGAGGATCCGAATCAAGCTGTGCGTGAGTTTGCTCGAGAGATCGACGCGGGATACATCACGATAGAAGCCATCATAG GTGGCGGAGAGTTTGGCGACGTTTGtcgtggaaaattgaaattaccgCCCGACGGTCGAACGGAGATCGACGTGGCGATCAAGACGCTGAAACCAGGTTCCGCGGATAAGGCACGCAACGATTTTCTAACCGAGGCCTCGATTATGGGCCAGTTCGAGCACCCGAACGTGATATTCCTGCAAGGTGTCGTGACCAAGAGCAATCCGGTGATGATAATCACGGAATTCATGGAGAACGGTAGCCTGGACACGTTCCTGCGTGCGAACGACGGCAAGTTCCAGGTGCTTCAGCTTGTAGGCATGCTTCGCGGTATCGCGAGCGGTATGCAATATCTAGCTGAAATGAACTACGTGCACCGGGATCTAGCGGCGAGGAACGTGTTGGTGAACGCCACCCTGGTCTGCAAGATCGCCGACTTTGGCCTCAGCAGAGAGATCGAAAGCGCTACCGAGGGAGCGTACACGACCAGG AGTGTTTACTCCGGCAAAAAGGGTGGAAAGATCCCGGTACGATGGACAGCTCCGGAAGCGATAGCGTTCCGAAAGTTCACCAGCGCCTCGGACGTTTGGAGCATGGGCATCGTCTGCTGGGAGGTGATGTCTTACGGCGAAAGGCCGTACTGGAACTGGTCTAATCAGGATGTGATAAAGTCGATCGAGAAGGGATACAGGCTTCCGGCGCCGATGGACTGTCCGGAGGCGATCTATCAACTGATGCTCGATTGCTGGCAAAAGGAACGAACTCATCGTCCAACCTTCGCTAATCTAACTCAGACGTTGGACAAGCTTATACGAAGCCCGGACACGCTGAGGAAAATCGCGCAGAACAG AATCAGAGAAAGGGGTGCTCCGCCCCCACCCCCACCCGCCTCGTCGACATCCTCCAACGTGCATTTAAGGAAAAG GGGCACCAATCCACTGGCGCCGGACGCGGTGGACTTGACTCAGCTGACCTCGGTCAGCGAATGGCTCAACTCCATCAAGATGTCGCGGTACGCGGAAAACTTTGAAAGGTCCGGTGTGACCACCTTGGAGGCAGCCGCGCGGGTGACCGTTCAAGAGCTGACGGCACTCGGGGTGACGCTTGTTGGACACCAGAAGAAGATCATGAACAGCGTGACCGCGCTACGAGCGCAAATGTCCGCCACGTCGCAGGGATTTCTCGTTTAA